One Deinococcus sp. LM3 DNA segment encodes these proteins:
- a CDS encoding anhydro-N-acetylmuramic acid kinase, translated as MNSRPPRVLGLMSGTSADGIDAALLELPGWPALGGVGGAERGGSPMPALARLGDAPRGQVIAHTFTPYPPALRGAVLAAMRGEASTADLTQLHWQLGEALAAAAAPHAAQADLIASHGQTVQHHPRPDPARGWARPATLQLGEAAVIAARTGRPVVSDFRPADLAAGGVGAPLVPFADWALLAQPGVTRAVLNLGGIANVTLLPGLDPGAVQAFDTGPANCLLDEIAARAGQTHDEGGALAAAGQVHAPTLDRWLAHPELAQRPPKATGREVWTLDRLDAPPLSLPDLAATATALSARSVAAALRFLNAPPGEVVVAGGGARNPALMRALREALPVPLRTFRDVGWEDRGFTDATREAAAFAFLGYAHAQGWPNTLPHTTGARHAALCGKWTPAPPHAPAGDRP; from the coding sequence GTGAACTCCCGCCCGCCGCGCGTGCTGGGCCTGATGAGCGGCACCAGCGCCGACGGCATCGACGCCGCGCTGCTCGAACTGCCCGGCTGGCCCGCCCTGGGCGGCGTGGGCGGCGCGGAACGCGGCGGGTCCCCCATGCCGGCCCTGGCCCGGCTGGGTGACGCCCCGCGCGGGCAGGTGATCGCCCACACCTTCACGCCGTACCCGCCCGCCCTGCGCGGCGCCGTGCTGGCCGCCATGCGCGGCGAGGCGAGCACCGCCGACCTGACACAGCTGCACTGGCAGCTGGGGGAGGCGCTGGCCGCGGCGGCCGCGCCGCACGCCGCGCAGGCCGACCTGATCGCCAGCCACGGCCAGACCGTGCAGCATCATCCCCGGCCCGACCCGGCGCGCGGCTGGGCGCGGCCCGCCACCCTGCAACTCGGCGAGGCCGCCGTGATCGCCGCCCGCACCGGCCGCCCGGTCGTCTCGGACTTCCGGCCCGCCGACCTGGCCGCCGGGGGCGTGGGCGCGCCGCTCGTGCCGTTCGCGGACTGGGCGCTGCTGGCGCAGCCGGGCGTGACCCGCGCCGTGCTGAACCTGGGCGGCATCGCCAACGTCACGCTGCTGCCGGGCCTGGACCCCGGCGCGGTGCAGGCCTTCGACACCGGCCCCGCCAACTGCCTGCTCGACGAGATCGCCGCCCGCGCCGGACAGACCCACGACGAGGGCGGCGCGCTGGCCGCCGCCGGGCAGGTCCACGCGCCCACCCTGGACCGCTGGCTGGCGCACCCGGAACTCGCGCAGCGGCCCCCCAAGGCCACGGGCCGCGAGGTCTGGACCCTCGACCGCCTGGACGCGCCGCCCCTGAGCCTGCCGGACCTCGCCGCGACCGCCACCGCCCTGAGCGCCCGCTCGGTCGCCGCCGCGCTGCGCTTCCTGAACGCCCCGCCCGGGGAGGTCGTCGTGGCGGGCGGCGGCGCCCGCAACCCGGCGCTGATGCGGGCGCTGCGCGAGGCGCTGCCCGTCCCGCTGCGCACCTTCCGGGACGTGGGCTGGGAGGACCGGGGCTTCACGGACGCCACCCGCGAGGCCGCCGCCTTCGCGTTCCTGGGCTACGCCCACGCTCAGGGCTGGCCGAACACCCTGCCGCACACCACCGGCGCGCGCCACGCCGCCCTGTGCGGCAAGTGGACGCCCGCCCCCCCTCACGCCCCCGCAGGAGACCGCCCATGA
- a CDS encoding GntR family transcriptional regulator translates to MPEPISTWAIPLDTGSATPVYVQVAQGLAHRIESGQLRRGSALPAERDLAATLGVSRVTVRQALALLSQQGLLSRRHGSGTFVTPPAQPGDLPSRPLSLLASFSEDVRSRGQTPGARVLSFERARPTAHEAMSLALSPNETVYRLRRLRTADGEALAIEDSTLPASLVGELDERAVQDASLYALLQARGLSPVRAIRHLRAVNADLHLAPLLGVSVGAALLATDRVSWLEGGRPIEYARAHYRGDRYDFVMELRGDAR, encoded by the coding sequence ATGCCAGAACCCATCTCCACCTGGGCCATCCCGCTGGACACCGGGAGCGCCACACCCGTCTACGTCCAGGTCGCCCAGGGCCTCGCCCACCGGATCGAGAGCGGCCAGCTGCGGCGCGGCAGCGCCCTGCCCGCCGAGCGCGACCTGGCCGCCACGCTGGGCGTCTCACGCGTCACGGTCCGTCAGGCGCTCGCGCTGCTCTCCCAGCAGGGCCTGCTGTCCCGCCGGCACGGCAGCGGCACCTTCGTCACGCCGCCCGCCCAGCCCGGCGACCTGCCCAGCCGCCCACTGTCGCTGCTCGCCTCGTTCTCCGAGGACGTCCGCTCGCGCGGTCAGACACCCGGCGCGCGGGTCCTGAGCTTCGAACGCGCCCGCCCCACCGCCCACGAGGCCATGAGCCTCGCCCTGTCCCCCAACGAGACCGTGTACCGCCTGCGCCGCCTGCGCACCGCCGACGGCGAGGCGCTGGCCATCGAGGACTCCACCCTGCCCGCCTCGCTCGTCGGGGAACTCGACGAGCGCGCCGTGCAGGACGCCAGCCTGTACGCCCTGCTGCAGGCGCGCGGCCTGAGCCCGGTCCGCGCGATCCGCCACCTGCGCGCCGTGAACGCCGACCTGCACCTCGCGCCGCTGCTGGGCGTCAGCGTGGGCGCGGCGCTGCTCGCCACCGACCGCGTCTCGTGGCTCGAGGGCGGCCGCCCCATCGAGTACGCCCGCGCCCACTACCGCGGCGACCGCTACGACTTCGTGATGGAACTGCGCGGAGACGCCCGGTGA
- a CDS encoding ABC transporter substrate-binding protein: protein MTRSNRPARTAALSLVTLALLGGALAAPKKVSGYGSLGVTDGKPGGTYTLPLGDSPQSLFYYGVIDNNLGLISQQLFDGLLEFNYATYKLEPALAESYAVSEGGRTYTFKLRQGVKWSDGQTFDADDVVFTFKNMIMNPEARAGDAASFKLDGKPVEISRVNQYTVRFELPRPSPAFLLQMRSFIMPKHKLLKYSVEGGAKASDINGAWPTNVAESEVVGTGPFRLATYTAGQKVTLTRNPNYWKVDGKGTKLPYLDRLEFLVIRDPQAQVAQFLAGNLDQLNISGAQFPDLKQKEVSGAPFRVTRSTALFGSPPFVAYNFDAKDPALAKLFSDVRFRRAMQGVLNRERIIDTVYNGLASLPGHGVAPVNKDWYANTKPQLGSFNVAAAGQALDALGLKSKNSAGIRLLPNGRPLEFDLTYGTDSSTYPAMATIIQSDFAKVGVKVNLRGILSSKLLSTGQSGDWEMILHAFGDQPDPELRKPIWQPGGALYYWHRSLQPARDGDKPNVAKMTGWEKEIYTIFEDAATTTSASARKALYTRWQLLFAQNLPVTPIAKPENIGAVSNKYGNYIYNLGVIPGYNPVPLIYQK from the coding sequence ATGACCCGATCCAACCGCCCCGCCCGCACCGCCGCCCTGTCCCTGGTCACCCTGGCCCTGCTCGGCGGCGCCCTCGCCGCGCCCAAGAAGGTCAGCGGCTACGGCAGCCTGGGCGTCACCGACGGCAAACCCGGCGGCACGTACACCCTGCCGCTCGGCGACAGCCCCCAGAGCCTGTTCTACTACGGCGTCATCGACAACAACCTCGGCCTGATCTCGCAGCAGCTGTTCGACGGCCTGCTCGAATTCAACTACGCCACCTACAAACTCGAGCCCGCACTCGCCGAGAGCTACGCGGTCAGCGAGGGCGGCCGGACCTACACCTTCAAGCTGCGCCAGGGCGTCAAGTGGAGCGACGGTCAGACCTTCGACGCCGACGACGTCGTGTTCACCTTCAAGAACATGATCATGAACCCCGAGGCGCGCGCCGGGGACGCCGCGAGCTTCAAACTCGACGGCAAACCCGTCGAGATCAGCCGCGTCAACCAGTACACGGTCCGGTTCGAACTGCCGCGCCCCAGCCCCGCGTTCCTGCTGCAGATGCGCTCGTTCATCATGCCCAAGCACAAGCTGCTGAAGTATTCCGTCGAGGGCGGTGCCAAGGCCAGCGACATCAACGGCGCGTGGCCCACCAACGTCGCCGAGAGCGAGGTCGTCGGCACCGGCCCCTTCCGGCTCGCCACGTACACCGCCGGGCAGAAGGTCACCCTGACCCGCAACCCCAACTACTGGAAGGTGGACGGCAAGGGCACCAAACTCCCGTACCTCGACCGCCTGGAATTCCTGGTGATCCGCGACCCGCAGGCGCAGGTGGCGCAGTTCCTGGCCGGCAACCTCGACCAGCTCAACATCAGCGGCGCGCAGTTCCCGGACCTGAAACAGAAGGAAGTGTCCGGCGCGCCCTTCCGCGTCACGCGCTCCACCGCCCTGTTCGGCAGCCCGCCCTTCGTCGCGTACAACTTCGACGCCAAGGACCCCGCCCTGGCGAAACTGTTCAGCGACGTACGCTTCCGCCGCGCCATGCAGGGCGTGCTCAACCGCGAACGCATCATCGACACGGTCTACAACGGCCTGGCCAGCCTGCCGGGTCACGGCGTCGCGCCCGTCAACAAGGACTGGTACGCGAACACCAAACCGCAGCTCGGCAGCTTCAACGTGGCGGCCGCCGGACAGGCCCTCGACGCGCTCGGCCTGAAGAGCAAGAACAGCGCCGGCATCCGCCTGCTCCCGAACGGTAGGCCCCTGGAATTCGACCTGACCTACGGCACCGACTCCAGCACCTACCCCGCCATGGCCACCATCATCCAGAGCGACTTCGCCAAGGTCGGCGTGAAAGTCAACCTGCGCGGCATCCTGAGCAGCAAACTGCTCTCCACCGGCCAGAGCGGCGACTGGGAGATGATCCTGCACGCCTTCGGCGACCAGCCGGACCCGGAACTGCGTAAACCCATCTGGCAGCCCGGCGGCGCGCTGTACTACTGGCACCGCAGCCTCCAGCCCGCCCGTGACGGCGACAAACCCAACGTCGCGAAGATGACCGGCTGGGAAAAGGAGATCTACACCATCTTCGAGGATGCCGCCACCACCACCAGCGCCAGCGCCCGTAAGGCCCTGTACACCCGCTGGCAGCTGCTGTTCGCGCAGAACCTCCCGGTCACACCCATCGCCAAGCCCGAGAACATCGGCGCGGTCAGCAACAAATACGGCAACTACATCTACAACCTCGGCGTGATCCCCGGCTACAACCCCGTCCCGCTGATCTACCAGAAGTGA
- a CDS encoding ABC transporter permease: MLTYTLRRILGMIPTLLLISVVCFTVIQLQPGSFLDQYLEDPRVTKETVASVTRQLGLDQPLWVQYLTWIKGIVTQGDFGYSFVNGRPVSSLIWERLGWTVFLALLTLIVSWAIAVPLGIYTALNRYSKRSVALNFFGYVSLATPDFLVALLLIALVLNMGGTNVGGLFSPQFIDAPWSGAKVMDLLGHLWIPMIAIGLEGVAGLMRQMRASMLDVIGQDYVRTARAKGLAGRRVLWKHAVRNAVNPLISLAGLSLPSLISGTIIASIVLNLPTIGPFLYDSLLNKDQYVAMTLLLFSALLLLIGNLLSDLALAWADPRVRFE, encoded by the coding sequence ATGCTGACGTACACCCTGCGCCGCATCCTGGGCATGATTCCCACCCTGCTGCTGATCAGCGTCGTGTGCTTCACGGTGATCCAGCTGCAACCGGGCTCGTTCCTCGACCAGTACCTCGAAGATCCGCGCGTCACCAAAGAAACCGTGGCGAGCGTCACCCGCCAGCTGGGCCTGGACCAGCCGCTGTGGGTGCAGTACCTCACCTGGATCAAGGGGATCGTCACGCAGGGCGACTTCGGGTACTCCTTCGTGAACGGCCGCCCCGTCTCCAGCCTGATCTGGGAGCGGCTCGGCTGGACGGTGTTCCTGGCCCTGCTGACCCTGATCGTCTCCTGGGCGATCGCCGTGCCGCTGGGCATCTACACCGCCCTGAACCGCTACAGCAAACGCTCGGTCGCCCTGAACTTCTTCGGGTACGTCAGCCTCGCCACGCCGGACTTCCTGGTGGCGCTGCTGCTGATCGCGCTCGTCCTGAACATGGGCGGCACGAACGTCGGGGGCCTGTTCAGCCCGCAGTTCATCGACGCCCCCTGGAGCGGCGCGAAGGTCATGGACCTGCTGGGCCACCTGTGGATTCCCATGATCGCCATCGGCCTGGAAGGCGTGGCGGGCCTGATGCGCCAGATGCGGGCCTCCATGCTCGACGTGATCGGCCAGGACTACGTCCGCACCGCCCGCGCCAAGGGCCTCGCCGGACGGCGGGTCCTGTGGAAACACGCGGTCCGCAACGCCGTCAACCCGCTGATCAGCCTCGCGGGCCTGAGCCTGCCCAGCCTGATCTCGGGGACGATCATCGCCAGCATCGTCCTGAACCTGCCCACCATCGGCCCGTTCCTGTACGACAGCCTGCTGAACAAGGACCAGTACGTCGCCATGACCCTGCTGCTGTTCAGCGCGCTGCTGCTGCTGATCGGGAACCTGCTCTCGGACCTGGCGCTCGCCTGGGCCGACCCGCGCGTGAGGTTCGAATGA
- a CDS encoding ABC transporter permease, with protein MTALSAPQEVRQTPLGMALRRFRRNRLGVLSAWVLAALYTVALLAGFLAPYSITAQHEEYPYQRPQPIHIVHEGKLMRPFVYGFTKQRDPVTFLSTFSEDRSRPLPILLFVRGDDAAESAYNFLGVFRSQWHLFGVKGGYYFPLGTDKFGRDLLSRTLVGSQVSLTVGVIGILISFSIGIVLGGVSGYFGGWVDNLIQRLVEVLLSFPRLPILLALSTIIPARWPSTWVYLGIVAVLALIGWAGLARVVRGQVMSARTVDYVQAARALGSSDLRVILRHIMPNLSSFLIVTATLALPGYILGESALSFLGLGIKEPMTSWGLLLKDAQNFETLNLYPWLLLPGVLIVISVLAFNFMGDALRDAADTQSR; from the coding sequence ATGACCGCCCTGAGCGCGCCCCAGGAGGTCCGGCAGACGCCGCTCGGCATGGCCCTGCGCCGCTTCCGCCGCAACCGCCTGGGTGTCCTGAGCGCCTGGGTGCTGGCCGCCCTGTACACGGTGGCGCTGCTCGCCGGGTTCCTCGCGCCGTACTCCATCACCGCGCAGCACGAGGAGTACCCCTACCAGCGCCCGCAACCCATCCACATCGTCCACGAGGGCAAACTCATGCGTCCGTTCGTGTACGGCTTCACGAAGCAGCGCGATCCCGTCACGTTCCTGAGCACCTTCAGCGAGGACCGCAGCCGCCCGCTGCCGATCCTGCTGTTCGTGCGCGGCGACGACGCGGCCGAATCCGCGTACAACTTCCTGGGCGTGTTCCGCAGCCAGTGGCACCTGTTCGGTGTGAAAGGCGGCTACTACTTCCCGCTCGGCACCGACAAGTTCGGACGGGACCTGCTGTCCCGCACCCTGGTCGGCTCGCAGGTCAGCCTGACGGTCGGCGTGATCGGCATCCTGATCTCGTTCTCCATCGGGATCGTGCTGGGCGGCGTCAGCGGTTACTTCGGCGGCTGGGTCGACAACCTGATCCAGCGGCTGGTCGAGGTGCTGCTGTCCTTCCCGCGCCTGCCGATCCTGCTGGCGCTGTCCACCATCATCCCGGCCCGCTGGCCCAGCACCTGGGTGTACCTGGGCATCGTGGCGGTTCTCGCGCTGATCGGCTGGGCCGGACTGGCCCGCGTGGTGCGCGGTCAGGTCATGAGTGCCCGCACCGTGGACTACGTGCAGGCCGCCCGCGCGCTGGGCAGCAGCGACCTGCGCGTGATCCTGCGGCACATCATGCCCAACCTCAGTTCCTTCCTGATCGTGACCGCCACGCTGGCCCTGCCCGGCTACATCCTGGGCGAGAGCGCCCTGAGTTTCCTGGGCCTGGGCATCAAGGAACCCATGACCAGCTGGGGCCTGCTACTGAAAGACGCGCAGAACTTCGAGACCCTCAACCTGTACCCCTGGCTGCTGCTGCCCGGCGTGCTGATCGTGATCTCCGTGCTGGCCTTCAACTTCATGGGCGACGCCCTGCGCGACGCCGCCGACACCCAGAGCCGCTGA
- a CDS encoding ABC transporter substrate-binding protein, translating to MPTRSLPAHLSALTALLALAALPTAAAQGKANVPASLFQTTGKRGGTLTLPLVSSPQSFNYFAVLDNNSYTVMNNVLDRLITLDPQTNKLYPALAESWTFAPDGRSAVLKLRRGVKWSDGQDFNADDVLFTLNDVAANTGLKANQSAVFRVGRDPLTFAKVDAYTVKVSAPRPYGAMLQALTFVPILPQHKLARFNPQRDPDGFMKAWATNTPLKDIVGTGPFMLSSYTVDQKVTLTRNPHSWRRDPAGTQLPYMDRLEYLIIKSPDAQIASFRAGQLDSAPITGAQFPDLKRQEVAGANFRVVRGVGLNNPPVHWALNQDSRDPWLKKAFSDLRFREAMQFAVNRERIIDTVFNGLASLPGHGVAPISEWYTNTRGYLGGYNLQKAAVRLDSLGYRDTNRDGIRNFPGGGPNVEFNVLHAADSATMPGIGTILQSDLARIGVKVNLQGITGSTVLSTALSGNFESVLSTFGDQPDPQLRKDIWQPGGALHYWRRSLQPAQEGGVPNLAAMTPSERRTYDIFAQAEALGNQAQRRKLYNEWQLLFAKNLPVILIAKPDSVAAFHARIGNYYVGGGAVISSNYSVFER from the coding sequence ATGCCCACCCGCTCCCTGCCCGCCCACCTGAGCGCCCTCACGGCACTCCTCGCCCTGGCCGCCTTGCCTACCGCCGCCGCGCAGGGCAAGGCCAACGTGCCCGCCTCGCTGTTCCAGACCACCGGCAAACGCGGCGGCACCCTGACCCTGCCGCTCGTCAGCAGCCCCCAGAGCTTCAACTACTTCGCGGTGCTCGACAACAACTCGTACACGGTCATGAACAACGTCCTCGACCGCCTGATCACCCTGGACCCCCAGACGAACAAGTTGTACCCCGCCCTGGCCGAATCGTGGACCTTCGCGCCGGATGGCCGCAGCGCCGTCCTGAAACTCCGGCGCGGCGTGAAATGGAGCGACGGCCAGGACTTCAATGCCGACGACGTGCTGTTCACCCTGAACGACGTCGCCGCGAACACCGGCCTGAAAGCCAACCAGTCCGCCGTGTTCCGCGTCGGCCGGGACCCCCTGACCTTCGCGAAGGTGGACGCCTACACCGTGAAGGTCAGCGCGCCCCGCCCGTACGGCGCGATGCTGCAGGCCCTGACCTTCGTGCCGATCCTCCCGCAACACAAACTCGCGCGCTTCAACCCGCAGCGCGACCCGGACGGCTTCATGAAGGCCTGGGCGACGAACACGCCCCTGAAAGACATCGTGGGCACCGGGCCGTTCATGCTCAGCAGCTACACCGTCGACCAGAAGGTCACGCTGACCCGCAACCCGCACTCGTGGCGGCGCGACCCGGCCGGCACGCAACTGCCGTACATGGACCGCCTGGAGTACCTGATCATCAAGAGCCCGGACGCGCAGATCGCGTCGTTCCGGGCCGGGCAGCTGGACTCCGCGCCCATCACCGGCGCGCAGTTCCCGGACCTGAAACGCCAGGAGGTGGCCGGCGCGAACTTCCGCGTGGTGCGTGGCGTCGGCCTGAACAACCCCCCGGTCCACTGGGCGCTGAACCAGGACAGCCGCGACCCCTGGCTGAAAAAGGCCTTCAGCGACCTGCGGTTCCGCGAGGCCATGCAGTTCGCCGTGAACCGCGAACGCATCATCGACACGGTCTTCAACGGGCTGGCCAGCCTGCCCGGTCACGGCGTCGCCCCCATCAGCGAGTGGTACACGAACACCCGCGGGTACCTGGGCGGCTACAACCTCCAGAAGGCCGCCGTGCGCCTCGACAGCCTCGGGTACCGCGACACCAACCGCGACGGCATCCGCAACTTCCCCGGCGGCGGCCCGAACGTCGAATTCAACGTTCTGCACGCTGCCGACAGCGCCACCATGCCCGGCATCGGCACGATCCTCCAGAGCGACCTCGCGCGGATCGGCGTGAAGGTGAACCTGCAGGGCATCACGGGCAGCACCGTCCTGTCCACCGCCCTGAGCGGCAACTTCGAATCGGTGCTGTCCACCTTCGGGGACCAGCCGGACCCGCAGCTGCGCAAGGACATCTGGCAGCCCGGCGGCGCGCTGCACTACTGGCGCCGCAGCCTGCAACCCGCGCAGGAGGGCGGCGTGCCCAACCTCGCCGCCATGACCCCCAGCGAGCGGCGCACCTACGACATCTTCGCGCAGGCCGAGGCGCTCGGGAACCAGGCGCAGCGCCGCAAGCTCTACAACGAGTGGCAACTGCTGTTCGCGAAGAACCTGCCGGTCATCCTGATCGCCAAGCCCGACTCGGTCGCGGCGTTCCACGCCCGCATCGGCAACTACTACGTCGGGGGCGGCGCGGTCATCAGCAGCAACTACTCCGTCTTCGAGCGGTGA
- a CDS encoding DUF1343 domain-containing protein: MHASPPDGPRVGLEHLLARPGQAAGWGRTGLLTNPSGVTRDLTPAAVALARAGLTPERLFGPEHGVDGSGAPGEAPELERDAASGLPTTVLYHLSAEETARRLAGLDTLIVDLQDVGVRFYTYVSTVRDVLRAARLRPLRIVILDRPNPLGFTVEGPLLDPAFESYVGISAQLPLRHGLTIGEVTRVLAAAEGVPVHVIPTDAPDAWHPQRPWVPPSPNLPDLDATALYPAGALVEALDASEGRGTALPFRLFGAPGLDAQALAARLNALNLGVTARPAHFTPTTSKHAGQRCAGVHLHRTGPTGDLLPLGLALLTALEEQGAARNADWLQKLLGVPSGDLPATPGAALHAAAAWQAAARAHARTLRPHHLYAR; the protein is encoded by the coding sequence ATGCACGCCTCCCCTCCGGATGGTCCGCGCGTCGGGCTGGAGCACCTGCTGGCCCGGCCCGGGCAGGCCGCCGGGTGGGGCCGCACCGGACTGCTCACCAACCCCAGCGGCGTCACCCGTGACCTCACGCCGGCCGCCGTGGCCCTCGCCCGCGCCGGACTGACCCCCGAACGCCTGTTCGGTCCCGAACACGGCGTGGACGGCAGCGGCGCCCCGGGCGAGGCCCCGGAACTCGAACGGGACGCCGCGAGCGGCCTGCCCACCACCGTCCTGTACCACCTGAGCGCCGAGGAGACCGCCCGCCGCCTCGCGGGCCTCGACACCCTGATCGTGGATCTGCAGGACGTCGGCGTGCGCTTCTACACCTACGTCAGCACCGTCCGTGACGTCCTGCGCGCCGCGCGCCTCCGCCCGCTGCGGATCGTGATCCTCGACCGGCCCAACCCGCTGGGCTTCACGGTCGAGGGGCCGCTGCTCGACCCGGCCTTCGAATCGTACGTGGGCATCAGCGCCCAGCTGCCGCTGCGCCACGGCCTGACCATCGGCGAGGTCACCCGCGTCCTCGCCGCCGCCGAGGGCGTCCCCGTCCACGTGATCCCCACCGACGCCCCGGACGCCTGGCACCCGCAGCGGCCCTGGGTACCGCCCAGCCCGAACCTGCCGGACCTCGACGCGACCGCCCTGTACCCCGCCGGGGCGCTCGTGGAGGCCCTCGACGCCAGCGAGGGACGCGGCACTGCCCTCCCGTTCCGGCTGTTCGGCGCGCCCGGCCTGGACGCCCAGGCCCTCGCCGCGCGCCTGAACGCCCTGAACCTGGGCGTCACCGCCCGCCCCGCCCACTTCACGCCCACCACCAGCAAACACGCCGGGCAACGCTGCGCCGGCGTGCACCTGCACCGCACCGGCCCCACCGGCGACCTGCTGCCGCTCGGGCTGGCCCTGCTGACCGCCCTGGAAGAACAGGGCGCCGCCCGCAACGCCGACTGGCTGCAGAAACTCCTGGGCGTCCCGTCCGGCGACCTGCCCGCCACGCCCGGAGCGGCCCTGCACGCCGCCGCCGCGTGGCAGGCCGCCGCCCGCGCGCACGCCCGCACCCTGCGGCCCCACCACCTCTACGCCCGCTGA
- a CDS encoding family 10 glycosylhydrolase: protein MPRPASALPVPARRLPASIRTTALLSGALLLAPVLLAGCAGTSDPAPTAPRGELRGLWVDAFGPGLKTPAEIDTLIRDARAMNVNVLFAQIGRRGDCYCNRAAMPRTDDPAVPPGFDPLDDLLLKAHAHGIQVHAWIITTALWNSATPPRDPAHAFHAHGPAASGRDFWLTVKADGSTRGGADWVMDPGHPDAAAYIREMYVSVARNYPVDGVQFDRVRYPDYNPAGGPGQWGYNPTALERYRAETGQTGTPDPGDPSWTAWRQQQVTNLVRETALAVKAVRPDISVNAATITYGAGPADEAAFAASRTALEVQQDWLTWVREGYLDLNVMMNYKRDFVPDQALWFGQWNAFAARLRAAYPHAAQVSGAAIYLNDQASSVTQVRKTLDAGLDGWAGYSYRTPDLDVNAGKRTQAQVFPELAARLTAPGAPFERPVPWTKPDPRQLRALSGRVTVSGDLPPGGHEVTLRAADGQVVARTQTDGAGQYGFLRVPAGTVTVQAGTGSLTARAADGQVLRLPDLPVN from the coding sequence ATGCCCAGACCCGCCTCCGCACTGCCCGTCCCCGCCCGCCGCCTGCCCGCTTCCATCAGGACCACCGCGCTGCTGTCCGGGGCGCTGCTGCTCGCTCCGGTGCTGCTCGCCGGCTGCGCCGGCACCAGCGACCCCGCCCCGACTGCCCCGCGCGGAGAACTGCGCGGCCTGTGGGTGGACGCCTTCGGCCCTGGCCTGAAAACCCCCGCCGAGATCGACACGCTGATCCGCGACGCCCGCGCCATGAACGTGAACGTCCTGTTCGCCCAGATCGGCCGGCGCGGCGACTGCTACTGCAACCGGGCCGCCATGCCCCGCACCGACGACCCGGCCGTCCCACCCGGCTTCGACCCGCTCGACGACCTGCTGCTCAAGGCGCATGCGCACGGCATTCAGGTGCACGCCTGGATCATCACGACCGCCCTGTGGAACTCGGCCACGCCGCCCCGCGATCCCGCCCACGCCTTCCACGCGCACGGCCCCGCCGCCAGCGGGCGCGACTTCTGGCTGACCGTCAAGGCCGACGGCAGCACCCGCGGCGGCGCCGACTGGGTGATGGATCCCGGCCATCCGGACGCCGCCGCGTACATCCGCGAGATGTACGTCTCGGTCGCCCGGAACTACCCCGTGGACGGCGTGCAGTTCGACCGGGTCCGTTACCCGGACTACAACCCGGCCGGCGGTCCCGGCCAGTGGGGTTACAACCCGACCGCGCTCGAACGCTACCGCGCCGAGACCGGCCAGACCGGCACGCCCGACCCCGGCGATCCCAGCTGGACCGCGTGGCGGCAGCAGCAGGTCACCAACCTCGTGCGCGAAACCGCCCTGGCGGTCAAGGCTGTCCGGCCCGACATCAGCGTGAACGCCGCCACCATCACCTACGGCGCCGGCCCGGCCGACGAGGCCGCCTTCGCCGCCTCCCGCACCGCCCTGGAAGTGCAGCAGGACTGGCTCACCTGGGTCCGCGAGGGCTACCTGGACCTGAACGTCATGATGAACTACAAGCGCGATTTCGTGCCGGATCAGGCGCTGTGGTTCGGGCAGTGGAACGCCTTCGCCGCCCGGCTGCGCGCCGCGTACCCGCACGCCGCGCAGGTCAGCGGGGCCGCCATCTACCTGAACGATCAGGCGAGCAGCGTCACGCAGGTCCGCAAGACCCTGGACGCCGGCCTGGATGGCTGGGCCGGGTACTCGTACCGCACGCCGGACCTGGACGTGAACGCCGGGAAGCGCACGCAGGCGCAGGTGTTCCCGGAACTGGCCGCCCGACTCACCGCGCCCGGCGCTCCTTTCGAACGGCCCGTCCCCTGGACGAAGCCCGACCCGCGTCAGCTGCGCGCCCTGAGCGGCCGCGTGACCGTCAGCGGTGACCTGCCCCCCGGCGGACACGAGGTCACGCTGCGCGCCGCCGACGGACAGGTCGTGGCCCGCACCCAGACTGACGGAGCAGGCCAGTACGGGTTCCTGCGCGTCCCCGCCGGGACCGTCACCGTGCAGGCCGGCACCGGCAGTCTCACCGCCCGCGCCGCCGACGGACAGGTGCTGCGCCTTCCGGACCTGCCCGTGAACTGA